GAAGGGGGATTTCCCAACCTCTTGCAGACGAGAAAACGGATCTCACTGCGCCACACAGGTCGCGTGCTGACTCAATCGTGTCTGATCGCTGCGTTACTCTTTTCGCTCGTCTACCTGGCAGTCGCTCCCAACTTTCTTCAGGCCACACAGACTCAGATCCTGAAGAACTATCAACGCCTGGAGGATTGCGATGTAAGCCAGAAAAAAACCAGGGCCGTCCAGGCAGAGATTGAAGCAGATACGTCCTTTATGAACCAGCTCCGGATAGGTGAAACCAATACCGAAGAGCTCTTCGCGAGATAGCCATCTCCCCAAGAACCACCAGTAAAAGTGTTCTAAACCGATTTACTGAGAACTGCGCGTCGCCACGGCGGCTGCATCGTGGGGATGCAGGCTTTCCAGATGGTTGATCTCGACGCGGAAATCTTTGACTCCCTCCAGTTGGGTCAAAGCCGCCTTCAGCTTGCGGGCTGCGTCTTCACAGAACATCAGGTTCGAGCCGTTCAAACGGGCAAATTCCTGTTCATCTTCGCGTTTGACAGCTGTCTGCACGGGGGTCGCGATCACGCGTTCCAGATAATCAATCAGAGACTCGATCGGAAAATCATCCAGTTCGCTGTCTAATTCCACCGTCACATCCGCATGGCTCCGTTGACTGTGCGGCACCGCCAGAATGGCTTCCTGTGTTCCCAGCCATTGGAAAATTTCATCGTGAGTCAACTCGCTTCGATCACCAAAGGCTTTCTCAAACGCCTGTTGAATCAACTGTCTTGATAAAGCAGCTGAACAGGGACAGGCACTGGAATACGTCAGGCGCACCGACAGCTGATGCTGGAATGTTCCTTGCTTCAAAGCACTCTGAATCTGAACTGGATATGCACGCCAGCCGGCATGATCCGACAGCAAAGCCGGCCGTTTCAGCGAATGTTCATAAGACAGCGTTAAAAAACTGTTCGCACTCATGTCCTGGTGTGTCTGAATGAACTCTTTCAGAATGTCATTCACCAGAGGCAGTGAAAGTTCTGCATCGGCCAGACGATTGTTCAAACTGAGAAACAGGCGGGACATATGAATTCCCTTGACCTGCTCATCATCCAGACTGACGGCGGCATCAGCGCGAGCCGGAGTCCGAAAGATCTCTCCTGAAGCATCGCGTAAGCGGAGTACAAGCTCCACACCGGACATCCCGACGCGATCCAGCGTACCGCCGATTTGGGGGACAGTCTCATTCGCGATATCAGGCAAGCTGCCTGCCAGAGGTGTAAGCCCGGATTCCGTAGACGAAAGCGAATGATCCGTCGGTGCCTCGGCCCCCATTTGTTTAAGGTTCAGTGCATCGGAAACAAATTCAAACATCTCATCGTTCTTTCGTCGCTATGCCTCAGGTGAAACTCAAAGTTCACAAAAGATTCTTCTAATTTTGATCGAATTCAAACTGTGACCGATACTATAACAAAAAAAGGCCCCTATAACATTTAGTCGCCTCGAATCTTTTTTCAAGTATCAAAATTTGATTCTGATCCTGTTTTCATTGTATTAACCCCAATTGAGGCCTGAAATTACAGATCAGAAGCCCTAAACGGGCCCATAGGTCTGTTTTAGTCGCTCGGGGCAACCTGAATCGGACATTCTCGGAATCCGAACGGAGATTTCAAGCCCAGTATCCCAACTCGGCACTCGGAACAACGCGTTTCTGATCAACGATAGAAGTGAATCCCTCATTCTGACGTGGGGGACGCAAGCTCATACTATTGCGGTCTGACTTTCGCAGAAGAAATGCTGAGGCGTCCCCGCTGTTCCCAGCCACGGGGAGCTTGTAAAGTTTCAATAGGAATCGAAGGGACTTCCTGACCAATAATTCCAGGACGTTGCAGAGGCGTGTACATTGATGCCTGCTGAATATTCACCTGATTGGTCTGCTGAGTTAAGTAGCTCGACAGACGATTGGATTCCGTATGTAGCGGGTTGAGCGTTAACGCCTGAGTCACCGCCGGATACACCTTTTCCATTTCGTTGGCCTGTAGACAGGCATATGCCAGCCGATACCAGTCATCAGCAGAGATATCAGACCGATTTTTCATCGCCTGCTCCAGAGAAGCAATCGAATCAGTCCATCGCTGCTGGGAACCATAGGCGACTCCCAGTAACCATTGTGCTTCCGCCCGCTGGTCAATGGTCGCTGCGGTATTGTGACAGATGGGGCGTAAGATCGGCGTTGCCCGGTTCGATTCCCCCTGCTTGATCTGTAGTGCCGCCAGCTTCAATCGCGAAACAATATTGTAAGGCTCTACCTGCAAGACACGATGATAGGTTTCCACGGCAGAGGAATTCAGTCCCGCTAATTCTTCCAACTCGCCTTTTAGCAATAAGGCACGAATATTCGTCGGATCCAGGTTCAGACCCAGTTCCAGATTTTTCAATGCGTCGGTATACTGTTTCTTCTCATACAACAGATACGACAAGTCAATATAAGGCCCCGGATCATCGGGAGCCAGCACGGTCGTTTTTTCCAACTGCTGAATCGCTTCTTCCGAGTAGCCGTTGGCGATTAAAAATTCTGACAGTTGATGACGGACTGCCGCGTTATTCGGATTCGATGCAACCGCCTGCTTGAGCAACTCCGCCGCATGCTCCTGGCGACCGCTTTCCGTTGCCACGCGCACCTCTTCAATCAGCTCCTGAGATTGAGAATCCCGCACCGCCATTTTCTGCTTCCAGCTAATGCACCCGCTGCACATTCCCAACAGAAGTGCGACAGCCAGCCACCGCCTGATCCACATCGAACTTGACCGCAATGCGCACAAATTTCGCGTCAGATCCCTTGATCGGAATCGGCGTTCTGGGAACAAGTTTTCAGGTCGATCTCTCATGAAATGGTGTAATCAGCATGAAAGAAACATAAAACAGGAACAGACAATTGAAGCAGGGAGTTGGAATTCAGGAACAACGAGCTCGACTTCAGACCGCGAAACTTAGCATTTTTTCGATTTTCAGGGTAGAGGAACTCACCCCCATTTCCCTGCGAGACGGTGCTCCGAATATTTCCCAACGCGAAGTAAGAACTTCCGGCCAGATTCGGATCGGTCTTGGAGAAATTAAGTAACGCTTTCACATCAACTTATCGTCATTCGTTGATCAGAAACATCTCCCCAATTCTGTCTTGGAACTGGAATCCCCTAAAATCAGGTATGATCAGGCAACTTTAGAACTTAGATAAATTAGTAACAATCGAGAACTCTTATTAATAGCCCCGCAAAAACTTAGCTTATCCGACCCAACCAACACGACCAATCATTGACATCGGTGCGATCCTCAGGGTACAAAAGAGTGACTAATGGATTAGTTGCTCGAAGCTTTCAAATGAACAGGAAACATTTGGAAGAATAGAGAATCTGGCGTGATGGACTACGTCTTATTTCGGCATGGCTTTCTGCCCCTGGTCGTGCAATTGTGTAGCTCGATTTTAAAAAAGGTCGAAAAGGATGAGTCTGATCAAAAACATGAATCTGAAAAAAGTGTGTCTGAGCGTCGGATGTTTTCTGGCGATCGGCATGGTGTCACTCGCCGAATCCAACGCAGGGATTATCCCCTGGACATACAACGCCATTTTTGGACCAAGCCGAAATGGTCCGATGTACCGTGCCGCGTATGCTCCTCAACCCTACACTGCCAACTACGGCGGTTATGGTATGATGAATTCAGGAAGCTGCTGCGGCACTCCCGGTTACACAGCCAACTATGGTGCTGCAAGACCCGCTCAGTCGCGACGCGCTTCTCGCGCTGCCTATCGCTGGTATCTGATCAATAACCCCCAAGTCGTCGGCGTCAGCTACAATAGCTTCGGCGGAGGAAGCTCCACTCAATTTGCAGGTGTTGCCTACGGCCCGACCGGAAACTGTGGTCCCTGCGGAATGGGTGGCTGTGGTATCGGCGGTTGCTCAACGGGTGCCTGTGGAGCCGGTGGTTGCAGCACAGGACAATGTGGCGTGAACTACAATCCTGTAGCAAATCCCGCATCAGCCAGCACTCCAACACCAGATCCCAACGCCGGCGGTAAAGTTCCGACACCGCGCGACGTCGAAAACACGCCACCAAAAACGTACTCTGAAAAACCAATGGCCCCTGAGAATAAAGAAGAGAGTATCGAAGATTCCGGCTTTGGCGCACGTCGATACAATCCGTCTCCGATGGACACACCGATGCCCAAGAATGAAGCAAAAGATCTGTTCGAAACCCCCATCAAAGGGAACGAAACAGAATCTCCGATGCCAGAAGCAAAACCAGCATTGCCAGACTTCGGAACAGAAAAGCCTGAGTTTGGTACTGAGAAGAAATCGGACGATGACTTCTTCGGAACCGGTGAAAACAAAGCGTTCAAGCCTACTCCCGATGGAAAGCTTCCCAAAACAGCGATCCCTCAGAAGAAAGCAGCTCCCACAACCACTCCCGGGAAAGATGCTCCCAAAGCAGAACAGGGAATCAATTTGCCTCCTCTGCGGGTACGGCCTCTGAACCTGGATCAGAAAATCACCTGGAAGTCGGCTCCCCGAGCAGAACGACTTACCATTCGCGCACACTTCTCTGCACCGCGCATCGCTAAGCAGGATGTCCCCGCGAACTCAGGTTGGTTTGCCATCACGGATACCGCCAAAGTCGCCAGCAAATAACAGCCGGCGTCTCTAGAACCTATAAAGTGCAAGTGCGTCCTCGCCTTGCACTTTTTTTATGCGCCGATTGCGTTATTGTAAAAGGAGTCTCACCACCACCCGTTTGAACCATCAAGATTGAAAATCCGGATCCGGACAATGCAAAACGCAGAAATTGCCCGCCAGTTCGAAGAGCTGGCAGATTTACTCGAAATTCAGGGAGCCAACCCGTTTCGCCTTCGCGCCTATCGCAATGCGGCTCGTACCATCTCGGGACTCTCGGAGTCGATTGCAGACATCGCGAAAAACACGCCCAAAGAATTACAGGAACTGCCGGGCATCGGTAAAGACCTCGCCGAAAAAATTGAAACGATCGTCGAGACAGCCAACCTGCCGCAACTCGAAGAACTGAAAGAAGAAATCCCGGCTGACGTCGTCCGCATGCTCGACATCCCCGGCATCGGGCCCAAGAAAGTTGCCTTTCTCTTCAAAGAACTCTCGATTCATTCACTCGCCGATCTCAAAGCGGCCGCCGAAAACGGTGTCATCGCCGAGCAAAAAGGCTTCGGCAAAAAAACCGAGCAGATCATCCTTGAAGGTCTCGAACATCTCAGTCAGGCCGGCAATCGGGTGCGACTTGCCGAAGCCAAGGCGCAGTCCGATGAAATCATCCACGATCTCGGTCAGTTAGACTCGGTGCAGCAAATCTCGGAAGCAGGCAGTTGTCGCCGACGCAAAGAGACCGTCGGCGATCTGGATATTCTTGTGACATCCAGTCACCCCAACGAAGTCATGGATGCGTTGGAGAACCATGAACTCGTCAAAGCGGTCCTCGCTCGCGGTGAAACCAAACAGCGCGTCCGTTTGAATTCCGGACTGGAACTTGATCTGCGCGTGGTGCCTGAAGAATCGTATGGCGCTGCCCTGCTCTATTTCACCGGCTCCAAAGAACACAACATCGTGCTCCGTCGTCGCTCGCAGGACAAAGGCCTTAAACTCAACGAGTACGGCCTGTTCAAAAAAGACAAGTTCGTCTCCGGCAAGACCGAAGAAGAAGTTTATCAAACACTCGGCCTGCCTTGGATTCCTCCTGAAATCCGTGAAGACCGGATGGAATTCGCCGCGGCTGACAAAAACGAATTACCGGAGTTGATCGAACTCAAACACATTCGCGGCGATTTGCACATGCACACCACGGCCACCGACGGCACGGCGTCGATTCAGGAAATGGCAGAAGGCGCGCTGGCCAAAGGCTATCAGTACATCGCGATCACCGATCACTCCAAACGCGTTACCATGGCCAATGGTCTCGACGCCAAACGACTGCGGGCACACTGGAAAGCCATCGACAAAATTCAGGATAAAGTTCCCGACATTCAAATTCTCAAAGGTATCGAGTGCGATATCCTGGAAGATGGCAGCATGGATCTGCCTGATGACGTTCTCAGAGAAGCCGACTGGGTCATCGCCGTCCTGCACTACGGCCTCAAGCAACCCCAGGAACAGATCAATCGGCGTCTGCTCAACGCCATTCAAAATCCAAACGTTTCCATACTCGGTCATTTATCAGGTCGCCTCATCGGAAAACGTCCCGGTGCAGATCTGAATTACAGAGAGATCCTGCAAGCCGCCGCCGATCATGGCACCATGCTGGAAATCAATGCCCATCCGATGCGGCTGGACATCGATGACATTCACGCCGCCAAAGCCAAAGAGCTGGGAATCCCGATTGTGATTAATACTGACGCCCATAGCGTCAAAGGCCTGGACGTAATGCAGTACGGCGTCTACCAGGCACGTCGGGCAGGCTTAACAAAAAAAGATGTCGCAAACACCAAAACCTGGAAACAGTTTCAGAAACTACTCAAAAAATAAGCGGATTCTTTGATCTAACGGGGATAATTATTCGTTTCAGCTGTTGAACACGACCATCTGCAGAGGAATGTGCTTCTATGACTGATACACTGGAATTACTGATTCGCTCGGGAAATCCTTTCATCTCGATTGAGACCATGGACGAGCCGCGCGCACTCAAAGTCATTCAGGAAATCGCGCTGAAGTTAAAGAAACCGCTCTATGAATGGTCAACTACAGGCGGTTTATGCCGCGTAGAAGGGGGCCGCTTAAAATCGGCCACAGTCCCGGGAGGCAAGCCCGAACAGGCACTCAGCTTTATCCACCAGAATACTGACGAAGATATTTTCGTCTTCAAAGACCTCGGCGCGTACTGCCGCGACAGCGTCGTCAATCGTATGATGCGCGACTTGATGGAAACCTGCCGCACAAAAAAATCAACGTTCATCCTGATCGACGCCTTCCCACTGCCTGATGAAATCAAACGCTTCACAATCCGCTACGAACTGGGCTGGCCCACTACCGATGAACTCGCCGACGTCATCAAACAGACCTTCAACAAAATCAAAAAAGACAGTGACGCGAAAATCACCGCTCGTCTCACTCGCCGAGATATGGAGCAACTGGTGCTGACTCTACGGGGACTCAGTTGTAACGAAGTCGAACGCGTCATCAGTTCTGCTATTCTGCAGGATAATGACCTCGACGCCAGCGATCTTCCGTTGATCATTGAAGCCAAACGGACGCTGCTCGGCTCAACCGGCTGTCTTGAATCGATCGCCGTCGACGTCAAACCCGATGAAGTCGGCGGCCTGAATAAATTGAAAGACTGGCTGAAACTCAGGCGGGGTGGTTTCTCCAGAAAAGCCCAGGAGTTCGGCCTCGAACCACCTCGGGGCGTTTTGATGCTGGGAGTGCCCGGCTCGGGGAAAAGTTTATGTGCAAAGATGGTCGCGTCCGACTGGAATATGCCACTGCTCCGACTCGATCCGGGTATGCTCTACCAGAAATTTATCGGCGAAAGTGAAAGTCAGTTGCGGCAGGCACTCTCACAGGCCGAATCGATGGCACCCGTGATTTTGTGGATCGATGAAATTGAAAAAGCGTTCGCCTCGGCTTCCGCCTCATCCTCTGACGGCGGATTATCCAAACGCATGTTCGGCACACTGCTCGCCTGGATGCAGGATCATCGCCATCCGATTTTCATCATTGCCACCGCCAACGACATCTCGGCACTCCCGCCGGAACTCATGCGTAAAGGACGCTTCGACGAAGTCTTTTTCGTCGATCTCCCCAGCGCTGCCGCCCGCGAACAGATTTTGAAAATTCATCTCGAGCGCCGCAAACGAGACTCCGACCAGTTTGACATCCGCTCTCTAGCCGCGACGGCAGACGCCTTCACCGGCTCCGAACTCGAACAGGCTGTGATGTCGGGGCTATTCGCCGCCTTTTCGGAAAACGCGGAACTGGAAGATCGCCACATCGCTTCCGAAATTCAGAAAACCAAACCGCTGGCCGTTCTGATGAAAGAACGCATCGCCGATTTACGCCACTGGGCCAACAACCGTTGCGTCCCCGCCGATTAATAAATATGTTCGGCACGTTGTTTTTTTGCAACATGCATGTACAACATATTTTACTTTCGCAAAATTTCCGGCCAAATGCCATTTCTCGCAGCAACCAGTTGAAAATCCCTGTGAAATGCGGGACAATTAGACATTGTCGTATGCGCAAACTCCTGATTTCAATC
This window of the Gimesia fumaroli genome carries:
- the folE2 gene encoding GTP cyclohydrolase FolE2; amino-acid sequence: MFEFVSDALNLKQMGAEAPTDHSLSSTESGLTPLAGSLPDIANETVPQIGGTLDRVGMSGVELVLRLRDASGEIFRTPARADAAVSLDDEQVKGIHMSRLFLSLNNRLADAELSLPLVNDILKEFIQTHQDMSANSFLTLSYEHSLKRPALLSDHAGWRAYPVQIQSALKQGTFQHQLSVRLTYSSACPCSAALSRQLIQQAFEKAFGDRSELTHDEIFQWLGTQEAILAVPHSQRSHADVTVELDSELDDFPIESLIDYLERVIATPVQTAVKREDEQEFARLNGSNLMFCEDAARKLKAALTQLEGVKDFRVEINHLESLHPHDAAAVATRSSQ
- a CDS encoding tetratricopeptide repeat protein, producing MAVRDSQSQELIEEVRVATESGRQEHAAELLKQAVASNPNNAAVRHQLSEFLIANGYSEEAIQQLEKTTVLAPDDPGPYIDLSYLLYEKKQYTDALKNLELGLNLDPTNIRALLLKGELEELAGLNSSAVETYHRVLQVEPYNIVSRLKLAALQIKQGESNRATPILRPICHNTAATIDQRAEAQWLLGVAYGSQQRWTDSIASLEQAMKNRSDISADDWYRLAYACLQANEMEKVYPAVTQALTLNPLHTESNRLSSYLTQQTNQVNIQQASMYTPLQRPGIIGQEVPSIPIETLQAPRGWEQRGRLSISSAKVRPQ
- the polX gene encoding DNA polymerase/3'-5' exonuclease PolX; translated protein: MQNAEIARQFEELADLLEIQGANPFRLRAYRNAARTISGLSESIADIAKNTPKELQELPGIGKDLAEKIETIVETANLPQLEELKEEIPADVVRMLDIPGIGPKKVAFLFKELSIHSLADLKAAAENGVIAEQKGFGKKTEQIILEGLEHLSQAGNRVRLAEAKAQSDEIIHDLGQLDSVQQISEAGSCRRRKETVGDLDILVTSSHPNEVMDALENHELVKAVLARGETKQRVRLNSGLELDLRVVPEESYGAALLYFTGSKEHNIVLRRRSQDKGLKLNEYGLFKKDKFVSGKTEEEVYQTLGLPWIPPEIREDRMEFAAADKNELPELIELKHIRGDLHMHTTATDGTASIQEMAEGALAKGYQYIAITDHSKRVTMANGLDAKRLRAHWKAIDKIQDKVPDIQILKGIECDILEDGSMDLPDDVLREADWVIAVLHYGLKQPQEQINRRLLNAIQNPNVSILGHLSGRLIGKRPGADLNYREILQAAADHGTMLEINAHPMRLDIDDIHAAKAKELGIPIVINTDAHSVKGLDVMQYGVYQARRAGLTKKDVANTKTWKQFQKLLKK
- a CDS encoding AAA family ATPase, encoding MTDTLELLIRSGNPFISIETMDEPRALKVIQEIALKLKKPLYEWSTTGGLCRVEGGRLKSATVPGGKPEQALSFIHQNTDEDIFVFKDLGAYCRDSVVNRMMRDLMETCRTKKSTFILIDAFPLPDEIKRFTIRYELGWPTTDELADVIKQTFNKIKKDSDAKITARLTRRDMEQLVLTLRGLSCNEVERVISSAILQDNDLDASDLPLIIEAKRTLLGSTGCLESIAVDVKPDEVGGLNKLKDWLKLRRGGFSRKAQEFGLEPPRGVLMLGVPGSGKSLCAKMVASDWNMPLLRLDPGMLYQKFIGESESQLRQALSQAESMAPVILWIDEIEKAFASASASSSDGGLSKRMFGTLLAWMQDHRHPIFIIATANDISALPPELMRKGRFDEVFFVDLPSAAAREQILKIHLERRKRDSDQFDIRSLAATADAFTGSELEQAVMSGLFAAFSENAELEDRHIASEIQKTKPLAVLMKERIADLRHWANNRCVPAD